From Paenibacillus sp. PK3_47, the proteins below share one genomic window:
- a CDS encoding DUF3502 domain-containing protein produces the protein MMNKKKKLTVTLATMMTFGTILSACGGGNNAANTAGEAANSGANAANSAANSGAPDTSKEVKLKMILVGGEPGDYDQVFGELNTKLKEKINATVETEFLDWSDWTQKYPLKFAANEDFDLVYTANWAFYNDQALKGGFMELTEDMLSKYMPQTWASMPKVNWEQAKVDGKIYMVPNNNVEVTDKVVLYREDLRKKYNLPEINSPETYADYLKTVAKEEQGVTAFGAKPADGWKFHELDQTLLEQNNDFNLVDANLLPLAYKLDDATGQIFNIYDTPEFTELLKYYKDLADNGAWSKNVVSNKNDVWQDIKAGKTSSYAHNLGTVAANLTEMRRDKPEVELGIADLTPDNKKIAAIATQNGMSIHATSENPERALMLIDLLQNDKEIHDLTMYGISGTHYIPEGDDKFSAGPAAANYTGFSNWGWNSPLNRQDAAYPKEADDMFNVWQENVYHFPLETFVFDTAKVKNEVANIGNVMLRYAIPLEYGLIDDLEKGQADLIKQLKSAGIDKVQAEMQAQVDAFLAAQKQ, from the coding sequence ATGATGAACAAGAAAAAGAAACTCACTGTCACACTGGCAACAATGATGACGTTCGGGACCATCCTTAGTGCATGCGGAGGCGGCAATAATGCCGCCAACACTGCCGGGGAAGCAGCAAACAGCGGGGCGAATGCAGCAAATTCGGCGGCCAATTCCGGCGCCCCTGATACGTCCAAAGAGGTTAAGCTCAAAATGATTCTGGTCGGCGGTGAGCCCGGCGACTACGATCAGGTCTTTGGAGAGCTGAACACAAAGCTGAAAGAGAAGATCAACGCAACAGTTGAAACCGAATTCCTGGACTGGTCGGACTGGACCCAGAAGTATCCGCTTAAATTTGCCGCCAATGAGGATTTCGACCTTGTGTATACGGCTAACTGGGCTTTCTATAACGACCAGGCGCTTAAAGGCGGATTTATGGAACTGACAGAAGACATGCTCTCCAAGTATATGCCGCAAACCTGGGCATCCATGCCGAAAGTAAACTGGGAGCAGGCCAAAGTTGACGGCAAGATCTATATGGTTCCGAACAACAATGTTGAAGTTACAGATAAAGTCGTATTGTACCGTGAAGATCTGCGCAAAAAATACAATCTTCCGGAAATCAACAGTCCTGAAACCTACGCCGATTATTTGAAAACGGTTGCTAAAGAAGAACAGGGCGTAACGGCATTCGGGGCAAAACCTGCGGATGGCTGGAAGTTCCATGAGCTGGACCAGACTTTACTGGAGCAGAACAACGATTTCAATCTGGTAGATGCCAACCTGCTGCCGCTGGCTTACAAGCTGGATGATGCTACAGGCCAAATCTTTAACATCTATGACACACCGGAATTTACTGAACTGCTTAAGTACTACAAAGATCTGGCCGACAACGGCGCATGGTCGAAGAACGTAGTCAGCAACAAAAATGATGTGTGGCAGGATATCAAAGCAGGCAAGACTTCCTCGTATGCACATAACCTGGGAACCGTTGCGGCGAACCTGACCGAAATGCGCCGGGATAAACCCGAAGTGGAGCTGGGAATTGCTGATCTGACACCGGACAATAAGAAAATTGCTGCGATCGCCACACAGAACGGGATGTCCATCCATGCAACCTCGGAGAATCCGGAACGTGCCCTGATGCTGATCGACCTGCTGCAAAATGACAAGGAGATCCACGACCTCACCATGTACGGAATTTCCGGAACCCATTACATTCCGGAAGGCGATGACAAGTTCAGTGCAGGACCGGCAGCTGCCAACTACACAGGCTTCTCGAACTGGGGCTGGAATTCCCCGCTGAACCGTCAAGACGCAGCTTATCCTAAGGAAGCTGACGACATGTTCAATGTATGGCAGGAAAATGTCTACCACTTCCCGCTTGAAACCTTTGTATTTGATACAGCAAAAGTGAAAAATGAAGTAGCGAATATCGGTAACGTTATGCTGCGTTATGCCATTCCGCTGGAATACGGCTTGATCGATGACCTTGAAAAAGGCCAGGCAGATCTGATCAAACAGCTGAAATCAGCCGGCATTGACAAGGTACAGGCAGAAATGCAAGCTCAGGTTGACGCTTTCCTGGCTGCTCAAAAACAATAG
- a CDS encoding response regulator, translating into MVRTINVLLVDDEAVDLEWMRRRVLSSGLDIAVVGTANNGFDALELVERERIDIILSDIRMPIMTGTEFARRAKKINPKIKIVFISGHEDFSYAKEAIQISASGYLLKPVKDKDLYEMLQTLCSAIEQERERNRSLDEAMSLFNKELILRWFEENSPEPAAPQLMNALSPLLIKGATAAIIEIDDLEWKMQDLPEDDARLLIRQAVQFVKSLLEETKIGTMITASHHRFIFLCSRPQEEFLQVMEGVIQRAAESSLCTVTIGAGHYARTEGELHASYKQAQAALSAKWLLGKNRLIRDNMEPLPPGTQGTGIDQTLEQLLEAIIQYDLVAIDDHLLQLMRNTGKKDVYDLIIRITSKLHADLQQQHENLYELLQWETHQPEILFQFETIHDILSWMRRRFFELSELLYVKRQRQKRKLIDEITNYVEENLESKITLKEAAVHFNFTPNYLGYLFKEGYGIPFNDYVKERKMNRVFELLQDPTLMIYEIAERMGYKNLIYFNRQFKQITGMTPGEYRKKHKI; encoded by the coding sequence ATGGTGAGGACTATCAATGTATTGCTGGTTGACGATGAGGCTGTGGATCTGGAGTGGATGCGGCGCAGAGTGTTGTCCAGCGGACTTGATATTGCAGTAGTTGGCACAGCCAATAACGGTTTCGATGCGCTTGAACTTGTAGAGCGCGAACGTATAGACATTATTCTGTCGGATATACGGATGCCGATTATGACCGGTACGGAGTTTGCCCGCAGGGCGAAAAAGATCAATCCCAAAATCAAAATTGTATTCATCAGCGGCCACGAGGATTTCAGCTATGCCAAGGAAGCCATTCAGATCAGTGCCTCCGGTTATTTGCTGAAGCCTGTGAAGGATAAGGACCTGTATGAGATGCTGCAGACTTTATGCTCAGCCATAGAACAGGAGCGGGAACGGAACCGTTCCCTGGATGAGGCCATGTCGCTTTTTAACAAAGAGCTGATTTTACGCTGGTTCGAAGAGAACTCCCCTGAACCTGCCGCGCCCCAATTGATGAATGCCCTGAGTCCATTGTTAATAAAAGGGGCAACGGCAGCCATTATTGAAATAGATGATCTGGAATGGAAAATGCAGGATTTGCCCGAAGATGATGCACGCCTGCTGATCCGGCAGGCCGTCCAATTCGTTAAATCCCTGCTCGAAGAGACCAAAATCGGAACGATGATTACCGCTTCCCATCACCGGTTTATCTTTTTATGCAGCCGTCCCCAGGAAGAATTCCTGCAAGTCATGGAGGGGGTTATCCAGAGGGCTGCAGAGTCTTCTCTTTGCACAGTCACCATTGGCGCCGGCCATTATGCCCGGACAGAAGGGGAACTGCATGCCTCCTATAAGCAGGCACAGGCTGCACTCAGTGCAAAATGGCTGCTGGGTAAAAACAGGCTGATCCGTGATAACATGGAGCCTTTGCCGCCAGGCACACAGGGAACCGGCATCGACCAGACGCTGGAGCAGCTGCTTGAAGCCATTATCCAGTATGATCTCGTGGCCATCGATGACCATCTGCTCCAGCTGATGCGGAATACCGGCAAAAAAGATGTCTATGACCTGATTATCCGTATCACCTCCAAACTGCATGCCGATCTGCAGCAGCAGCATGAGAATCTGTATGAACTGCTTCAGTGGGAAACCCATCAGCCGGAGATTCTGTTCCAGTTCGAGACGATACATGACATTTTGTCCTGGATGAGACGGAGATTCTTTGAACTGTCGGAGCTGTTATATGTAAAACGGCAGCGGCAGAAGCGCAAGCTGATTGATGAGATCACCAACTATGTAGAAGAGAATCTGGAGTCGAAGATTACTTTAAAAGAAGCGGCCGTCCACTTTAACTTCACTCCGAATTACTTGGGTTACCTGTTTAAGGAAGGTTACGGCATCCCTTTTAATGACTATGTGAAGGAACGCAAGATGAACCGGGTATTCGAGCTGCTGCAGGACCCGACGCTGATGATCTATGAAATTGCGGAGCGGATGGGCTATAAGAATCTCATCTATTTTAACAGGCAGTTCAAGCAGATTACCGGCATGACCCCGGGAGAGTACCGCAAAAAGCATAAAATATAG
- a CDS encoding glycosyl hydrolase 53 family protein: protein MKNRKRILAFILFIAMVLSTVSTGAPAQAAPSNAPGTFSKGADISWLPQLEALGYKFYNDNKEEEDLLQILKDHGIDSIRIRAWVNPSDHPSNGHNSTEEVVALASRVSALGFRVMIDFHYSDSWADPGKQVTPAAWAGADLEQLKVHVSEYTTDVMKALKEADVTPEWVQIGNEINNGMLHPLGSYSNITNLVQLLQAGSSAAKSVFPDIKVIIHRANGAEEGVDSFYAGLVEAGLKDSDYDIIGLSYYPDAIYTSSIDELSANMNKLEQNYGKEVMIVEVGGNVSEDVDSVHNMLVAVQNKLHAVPNNRGTGIFYWEPTGIMFDYPLSAWNKDGSPTIAMDAFIDGAAEINRYPVQSVTLDQPEAAVEVGGNSKLTAIITPENATFKGVKFTSSNPDVVKVDLYNGTISGLSLGTATVTAVTYDGGFTATSEVTVIPSTSLIQNPGFEDGLNSWSLTGDEDVVTIEDDVYTGSSALHYYSPAPAEFTVSQTLTGLDNGTYTLSAWVSGGGGEEVSEIFAGDAAQSFTNTGWREWTNPAIEEIEVTDGTLTVGARYKLSDGEWGNLDHFELKKKDNTHYVPVINPSFEIVKEDGTPEGWTLPDATPLTEGTGHTGAKSLGFWKETAFTFEAFQELTGLTNGTYTLSAWSQGAGNELRNELYAVTGDQAPLTASFANKGWNKWNQAVIENIKVTDGTLKIGVSLDANADNWGSYDDFVLIRTSEDPVTEVPPTGEEPETPAPPTGEEPETPAPPTGGEPENPAPPASGGDTGTVAPPAAGSTGNSTSGSVTAGSSTPAAEPAGSMNDGTMVYSLLVKTAADTATGLPAAKLDAGVINALIQKVKESEAAGQKAAVEIKLEAAADVQSVQLSVPKDALKLLTDTTKADLKVDAGIAAITFDHKSTSVIGSASADSIISITKLAASGFPENIRNIIGDRAVYDFSVQAGDAEITAFNGGKVEISIPYAPRTGEQTNAIVGYHIDNAGILKPVRGGYDASAGEVNLQTTHLSHYAVGYNAVEFKDVSSGHWYNDAVSYMAARGMVNGTGGSLFAPGNKVTRADFLMMIMNAYGIAADPSATVNFADAGNKYYSGYLAAARNLGLVSGMGDNQFKPEAAISRQDMSVIFYNILKHLGELPSGNNGISYDGFADTAAVSGYAVDAMKALVEAGFIAGDHNKLAPGDVATRAQAAQLLYNAIQ, encoded by the coding sequence GTGAAAAACAGAAAAAGAATTCTGGCCTTCATTCTCTTCATTGCAATGGTTCTGTCTACAGTATCTACCGGAGCACCTGCACAAGCAGCGCCATCCAATGCTCCAGGAACATTTTCCAAAGGCGCAGATATCAGCTGGCTGCCGCAATTAGAGGCGCTCGGATATAAATTTTATAATGATAACAAGGAAGAAGAAGATCTTCTGCAAATCCTGAAAGATCATGGAATCGATTCCATCCGGATCAGAGCATGGGTTAATCCTTCGGACCATCCTTCCAACGGCCACAACAGCACAGAAGAGGTAGTTGCATTGGCCTCGCGTGTAAGCGCTCTCGGGTTTCGGGTGATGATCGATTTCCACTACAGCGACAGCTGGGCTGACCCCGGCAAACAGGTTACGCCTGCAGCATGGGCTGGTGCGGATCTGGAGCAGTTAAAGGTGCATGTGTCGGAATATACAACCGATGTTATGAAAGCGCTAAAAGAAGCGGACGTGACCCCGGAGTGGGTCCAAATCGGCAATGAAATCAACAATGGCATGCTGCATCCGCTGGGAAGCTACAGCAATATTACGAACCTCGTGCAGCTGCTTCAGGCCGGTTCAAGTGCCGCCAAATCTGTTTTTCCGGATATCAAGGTGATTATTCACAGAGCAAACGGTGCAGAAGAGGGTGTGGATTCCTTCTATGCCGGTCTCGTAGAAGCAGGCTTGAAAGACAGTGACTACGATATCATAGGGTTGTCTTACTATCCTGACGCTATCTATACCTCCTCCATTGACGAACTCAGCGCGAATATGAATAAGCTTGAACAAAATTACGGCAAGGAAGTTATGATTGTTGAAGTGGGCGGCAACGTGTCTGAAGATGTGGACAGTGTCCATAACATGCTTGTAGCTGTCCAGAATAAACTGCATGCCGTTCCAAATAACAGAGGCACCGGTATATTCTACTGGGAACCGACGGGGATTATGTTTGACTATCCGTTATCCGCATGGAACAAGGACGGTTCGCCAACCATTGCGATGGATGCCTTTATTGACGGCGCTGCCGAAATCAACCGTTATCCGGTGCAATCGGTAACACTTGACCAGCCTGAGGCTGCTGTTGAAGTGGGCGGAAACAGCAAATTGACGGCAATCATCACGCCTGAGAATGCAACCTTCAAAGGTGTGAAATTTACAAGCTCCAACCCTGACGTTGTGAAAGTGGATCTTTACAACGGGACGATTTCCGGGCTGTCGCTTGGAACGGCTACCGTAACAGCGGTTACTTATGACGGCGGATTTACAGCAACCAGCGAAGTTACTGTTATTCCCAGCACAAGCCTGATCCAGAATCCCGGTTTTGAGGATGGGCTTAACTCCTGGTCTCTTACAGGGGATGAAGATGTGGTGACGATCGAAGATGATGTGTATACAGGTTCGTCGGCATTGCACTACTACAGCCCGGCACCTGCCGAATTCACGGTTTCGCAGACACTTACGGGACTGGACAACGGAACCTACACCTTATCCGCCTGGGTTTCCGGCGGCGGCGGTGAAGAGGTATCCGAGATCTTTGCGGGTGATGCAGCGCAGAGCTTTACCAATACCGGCTGGAGAGAATGGACGAATCCTGCGATAGAAGAGATTGAAGTCACAGACGGGACATTAACCGTAGGGGCCCGCTATAAGCTGTCCGACGGGGAATGGGGAAATCTTGACCACTTTGAGCTGAAAAAGAAAGATAATACCCACTATGTGCCTGTAATTAATCCAAGCTTTGAAATTGTTAAGGAAGACGGGACTCCTGAAGGCTGGACCCTTCCGGATGCCACGCCGTTAACAGAAGGCACCGGCCATACCGGAGCGAAGTCGCTTGGATTCTGGAAAGAAACCGCCTTTACGTTTGAAGCTTTTCAGGAGCTTACCGGTTTGACGAATGGAACCTACACACTATCCGCCTGGTCACAGGGCGCCGGAAATGAATTGAGAAATGAGCTGTATGCGGTTACCGGCGATCAGGCGCCTTTAACAGCCAGCTTTGCGAATAAGGGCTGGAACAAGTGGAACCAGGCCGTTATTGAAAATATTAAGGTGACTGACGGAACACTGAAAATCGGGGTTTCACTGGATGCCAACGCCGATAACTGGGGTTCTTATGACGATTTCGTTCTGATCAGAACGAGCGAAGACCCAGTGACAGAGGTTCCTCCAACCGGCGAAGAACCTGAGACACCGGCTCCTCCGACTGGCGAAGAGCCAGAAACACCGGCTCCTCCAACGGGTGGAGAGCCAGAGAATCCTGCACCTCCAGCCAGTGGTGGAGATACAGGGACGGTGGCCCCTCCAGCTGCCGGAAGCACCGGTAATTCAACTTCCGGAAGCGTCACAGCGGGAAGCAGTACCCCAGCTGCAGAGCCTGCCGGTTCCATGAATGACGGTACGATGGTTTACAGCCTTCTGGTCAAAACGGCAGCAGATACGGCGACCGGTCTGCCGGCTGCCAAACTGGATGCCGGCGTGATCAACGCCTTGATTCAAAAAGTAAAAGAATCTGAAGCCGCCGGACAAAAAGCGGCTGTTGAAATCAAGCTGGAAGCTGCAGCAGATGTACAGTCTGTCCAGCTGTCCGTTCCGAAGGACGCACTTAAACTGCTGACAGATACCACAAAAGCGGATCTGAAGGTGGACGCGGGCATTGCGGCAATTACTTTTGACCACAAATCAACATCAGTAATAGGCAGTGCGTCAGCAGACAGCATTATAAGTATTACCAAGCTTGCTGCATCCGGTTTTCCGGAGAATATCCGGAACATCATTGGTGACAGAGCTGTATATGACTTCTCTGTACAAGCGGGTGACGCTGAAATTACAGCGTTCAACGGCGGTAAAGTAGAAATCAGCATACCTTATGCTCCCCGGACAGGTGAACAGACAAACGCTATTGTCGGCTACCACATTGACAACGCAGGCATCCTTAAGCCTGTCAGAGGAGGCTATGATGCATCTGCAGGAGAGGTCAACCTTCAGACCACCCATTTATCCCATTATGCGGTCGGGTATAATGCAGTGGAATTCAAGGATGTAAGCTCCGGTCACTGGTATAACGATGCAGTTAGTTATATGGCGGCAAGAGGAATGGTGAACGGCACAGGCGGCAGCTTATTTGCCCCCGGGAACAAGGTCACCCGTGCAGATTTCCTCATGATGATTATGAATGCCTATGGAATTGCAGCAGACCCTTCAGCAACTGTTAATTTCGCGGATGCAGGCAACAAGTATTATTCCGGCTATCTGGCTGCTGCGCGGAATTTAGGATTGGTTTCCGGGATGGGAGATAATCAGTTTAAGCCGGAAGCTGCCATCAGCCGGCAGGACATGTCCGTTATTTTCTACAACATTCTGAAGCATCTGGGCGAGCTGCCAAGCGGCAATAACGGCATAAGCTATGACGGCTTTGCCGATACAGCGGCTGTATCCGGCTATGCTGTGGATGCCATGAAGGCGCTGGTGGAAGCCGGATTCATTGCAGGAGATCACAATAAGCTGGCTCCAGGGGATGTTGCAACCCGGGCGCAAGCCGCACAGCTTCTATACAACGCTATTCAATAA
- a CDS encoding ABC transporter permease subunit, whose protein sequence is MKVKEYGFWHKVKKNRTLLLMLTPAVLFFLLFAYVPMAGIVLAFKQYNYSGGIFNSPWNGLDNFRFFFGSGDAWRVTRNTALYNIAFIVVNNVLQIFAGILLFEVAGKWFRKITQTILFLPYFISWVVVGAIAYNLFNFDVGTLNVLLKGLGMQPIDIYNTASYWPVILVVVSAWKALGYGTIMYLAAITSIDTEMYEAAQIDGANIFQRIMKITVPNLIPTVIILVLLAIGNIFRGDFGMFYNMVGNNGLLFSSTDVIDTFVFRSLTTSNEIGMSAAAGFYQSLLGFATIMLANYAVRKYDKDRALF, encoded by the coding sequence ATGAAAGTGAAAGAATATGGATTCTGGCATAAAGTGAAAAAGAATAGAACCTTGCTGCTTATGCTGACTCCGGCAGTTTTGTTCTTCCTGTTGTTCGCCTATGTGCCTATGGCCGGGATCGTACTTGCATTCAAGCAGTACAACTATAGCGGGGGGATCTTTAACAGTCCGTGGAACGGGCTGGATAACTTCCGGTTTTTCTTCGGTTCAGGCGACGCCTGGCGGGTAACCCGGAATACAGCGCTGTATAATATAGCCTTTATTGTCGTTAATAATGTGCTGCAGATCTTTGCGGGCATTCTACTCTTTGAGGTTGCGGGAAAATGGTTCCGGAAGATTACGCAGACGATTCTGTTCCTGCCGTACTTCATTTCCTGGGTAGTCGTTGGAGCGATCGCGTACAACCTGTTTAACTTTGATGTCGGTACCCTGAACGTATTGCTGAAGGGACTGGGAATGCAGCCGATTGATATTTACAATACCGCATCCTACTGGCCGGTTATTCTCGTAGTGGTATCCGCCTGGAAAGCACTGGGTTATGGTACGATCATGTATCTTGCGGCAATTACCAGTATCGATACGGAGATGTATGAAGCAGCGCAGATTGACGGCGCAAACATCTTCCAGCGCATTATGAAAATTACCGTTCCGAATCTGATTCCTACCGTAATTATTCTGGTCCTGCTGGCTATAGGCAATATCTTCCGCGGAGACTTCGGCATGTTCTATAACATGGTCGGCAACAACGGCCTGCTGTTCTCTTCTACGGATGTTATCGATACCTTCGTCTTCCGCTCCCTGACCACTTCCAATGAGATCGGAATGTCTGCGGCAGCCGGATTCTATCAGTCACTGCTGGGCTTTGCAACCATTATGCTTGCCAACTATGCCGTGCGCAAATACGATAAAGACCGTGCTCTATTCTAA
- a CDS encoding carbohydrate ABC transporter permease: MSSATVNGDVKKVRKRANIDQIILSLIGYVTLTILAVFCIVPFLLVISASLSEESSIIQNGFQIIPSTFSTEAYRLLFEFPADMLRAYGVTITVTVIGTAVGLFLTSMTAYVLSRRDFEWRSGFSFFFFFTTLFSGGLVPSYLLIINFLHLKDTLLVLILPMLMNVFYIIVMKSFMSSIPDAITESAKIDGAGDFRIFLQLIIPLSKPALATIGLFIALAYWNDWYNALLYISKSELMPLQYYLYKMLGNMDGMRKAMMASGAVVNTDLPTESLKMAMTIVATGPILLAYPFIQKYFVQGLTIGAVKG; this comes from the coding sequence ATGAGTTCTGCTACTGTTAACGGTGACGTTAAAAAGGTGCGCAAGCGTGCCAATATCGACCAAATCATCCTGTCTCTTATAGGATATGTTACACTTACAATTCTTGCAGTGTTTTGTATCGTGCCTTTTCTGCTTGTTATATCTGCTTCACTGAGTGAAGAGAGCTCGATCATCCAGAACGGCTTCCAGATCATTCCGTCTACCTTCTCCACAGAAGCTTACAGGCTGCTGTTCGAGTTTCCGGCTGATATGCTCCGGGCGTATGGCGTAACGATTACCGTTACTGTAATTGGTACTGCAGTCGGATTATTTCTGACTTCCATGACAGCCTATGTGCTGTCCCGGAGAGATTTTGAATGGCGCAGCGGCTTTTCGTTCTTCTTCTTCTTTACTACCCTGTTCAGCGGCGGACTTGTGCCTTCATACCTGCTTATCATTAACTTTCTGCACCTTAAGGACACACTGTTAGTGCTGATCCTGCCGATGCTGATGAATGTATTCTATATCATCGTTATGAAGTCTTTCATGAGCAGCATCCCGGATGCCATCACGGAATCCGCAAAGATTGACGGAGCAGGCGATTTCCGGATCTTCCTGCAGCTGATCATTCCTTTGTCCAAGCCTGCACTCGCTACTATCGGCCTGTTCATTGCCCTGGCTTACTGGAATGACTGGTATAACGCGCTGCTCTACATTTCCAAATCCGAACTCATGCCGCTGCAGTATTATCTGTACAAGATGCTGGGCAATATGGATGGAATGCGTAAAGCAATGATGGCTTCAGGAGCCGTTGTGAACACGGATTTGCCGACTGAGAGCCTCAAGATGGCGATGACCATTGTCGCAACAGGCCCGATCCTGCTGGCTTATCCGTTCATTCAGAAATATTTTGTACAAGGTCTCACTATCGGTGCTGTCAAAGGATAA
- a CDS encoding sensor histidine kinase: MPRLKKYVPFTYKMMVPYLLLVLLTDVFIGYISYSMLTDSRTEMAESTIRTGMEQARDNIRYQMDEIQRMSDNLFGSQHFQRAIELKGTPFENYLTMIDDILPQLTAPLQLFGNKIRFMLFTPNNIHNVVSGDNLDEPIVDSDYYILPLEEITGTEWFQSLKDSKRDNIWLQIDTDQKLGNISHARRLISFSDNKTLAGFIRITVPLEDLFGGFDTFPVEEGITVRLIDRTTGDVMFQRGTAEYDAEREDFLNLHEQIPGSELFIETLVPEKYLTQDAGRLRKVIIAACTLSFLVMTMIGFVVARISGRKMSRIVGLMRSFQEGNFQKRIRFSGNDEFVQIADSFNDMAANIQGLIDRVYVQEIQKKQAELEALQAQINPHFLYNTLSSISSLANLGEIDKVTEMVEGLSHFYRLTLNQGNVYIELEKEMEQVKTYLEIQRVKYADAFTLYVDVEEDIMHMQVIKLVLQPFVENVFKHAWFGKSISIRLTGRRVGDNIELKVIDNGLGMRPEDIRKMMEGPNHSGGYGVKNVNERIKLRYGDNYGVTIASIYGAGTTVQLLLPAGHTVNTGTESSPGDE, translated from the coding sequence ATGCCCAGGCTTAAGAAATATGTACCTTTCACTTACAAAATGATGGTTCCATACCTGCTTCTGGTCTTGCTGACAGATGTGTTCATTGGTTATATCTCTTATTCGATGCTGACAGATTCGAGGACAGAGATGGCAGAGTCCACGATCCGGACAGGGATGGAGCAGGCCAGGGACAACATCCGGTATCAGATGGATGAAATCCAGCGGATGTCCGATAATTTGTTCGGAAGCCAGCATTTCCAGCGGGCCATTGAGCTGAAAGGGACGCCGTTTGAGAATTACCTGACGATGATTGATGATATTCTTCCCCAGCTCACTGCACCGCTGCAGCTGTTCGGGAATAAGATCCGCTTCATGCTGTTTACTCCGAACAATATTCACAATGTGGTCTCCGGAGATAATCTGGATGAGCCGATCGTGGACAGCGACTATTACATTCTTCCTCTTGAGGAGATAACCGGTACGGAGTGGTTTCAGTCTCTCAAGGACTCCAAACGGGATAACATATGGCTGCAGATTGATACGGACCAGAAACTCGGCAATATCTCTCATGCCCGGAGGCTGATCAGCTTCAGTGATAACAAAACGCTGGCCGGTTTCATCCGCATTACCGTTCCGCTTGAGGATTTGTTCGGCGGATTTGATACCTTCCCTGTAGAGGAAGGAATTACGGTGCGTTTGATTGACCGGACAACCGGCGACGTTATGTTTCAGCGCGGGACAGCCGAATATGACGCTGAGCGTGAGGATTTTCTGAACCTGCATGAACAGATTCCGGGCAGCGAGTTATTCATTGAAACACTGGTTCCGGAAAAATACCTGACCCAGGATGCAGGCAGACTGCGCAAGGTGATTATAGCAGCCTGTACGCTAAGTTTTCTGGTCATGACCATGATCGGATTTGTAGTGGCGCGTATTTCCGGGCGTAAGATGAGCCGCATTGTCGGTCTGATGCGCTCCTTCCAGGAAGGGAATTTCCAGAAACGGATCCGCTTCTCAGGCAATGATGAATTTGTACAGATTGCCGATTCCTTTAACGATATGGCCGCCAATATTCAGGGGCTGATAGACAGAGTCTATGTGCAGGAGATTCAGAAAAAGCAGGCTGAACTAGAAGCCCTGCAGGCCCAGATTAATCCGCACTTCCTGTACAATACCCTATCGTCGATAAGCAGTCTGGCGAATCTGGGGGAAATCGACAAGGTTACGGAGATGGTAGAGGGATTGTCGCATTTCTACCGGCTGACGCTGAACCAGGGCAATGTGTACATTGAGCTGGAGAAGGAAATGGAGCAGGTAAAGACCTATCTTGAAATCCAGCGGGTCAAATATGCGGATGCCTTCACTTTGTATGTCGATGTTGAAGAGGACATTATGCATATGCAGGTCATTAAGCTGGTGCTGCAGCCTTTTGTGGAAAATGTATTCAAGCATGCCTGGTTCGGAAAATCGATTTCGATCCGCCTGACCGGCCGGAGAGTCGGCGATAATATTGAGCTGAAGGTGATTGACAACGGCCTGGGCATGCGTCCCGAAGATATCCGTAAAATGATGGAAGGTCCCAATCATTCAGGCGGTTACGGGGTGAAAAATGTCAATGAACGGATTAAGCTCAGGTACGGAGACAACTATGGTGTGACCATTGCAAGCATTTACGGGGCCGGAACAACCGTTCAGCTCCTGCTTCCCGCCGGGCATACGGTGAATACAGGAACTGAGAGCAGTCCCGGTGATGAATGA